The following coding sequences lie in one Pontibacter sp. G13 genomic window:
- a CDS encoding GDSL-type esterase/lipase family protein, with product MNRFAIFACLLIWAWSLSHCRSDAVDPCADDGIAETATAILPLGDSRVEGNRPNYESYRYELWQRMIQTNSSVDFIGRRQDEAAYPIIGGRCFDNDHEGYGGATSGELLEIVRGFGADVDPDIVLLGIGGNDLLQGVTNVETIGDHISSIISLLRQRNDSVVIILEQIAPGTPSIMTVELTQRFDAFNASVPALADSLSSDASPIEVVDMATDWKVEYFADDVHYNEAGAQEAANRYFSATREFLGR from the coding sequence ATGAATCGATTCGCCATTTTCGCCTGCTTGCTGATATGGGCATGGAGCCTCTCCCACTGCCGAAGCGATGCCGTAGATCCCTGCGCAGATGATGGAATAGCCGAAACTGCCACCGCCATCTTGCCTTTGGGCGATTCACGCGTGGAAGGCAATCGCCCCAATTATGAGAGCTACCGCTATGAACTCTGGCAACGAATGATCCAGACAAATTCCTCGGTGGATTTCATTGGCAGAAGACAAGACGAGGCGGCATATCCGATCATCGGGGGACGGTGCTTTGACAATGATCACGAAGGGTATGGCGGAGCGACTTCGGGTGAATTGTTGGAGATTGTGCGAGGATTTGGCGCGGATGTAGATCCCGATATCGTCCTCTTGGGAATTGGGGGAAATGATCTACTCCAAGGGGTAACCAATGTGGAAACGATTGGCGACCATATCTCCTCCATCATCTCTCTGCTCCGCCAGCGCAATGATTCGGTGGTCATCATCCTCGAGCAAATCGCTCCAGGAACGCCGAGCATCATGACCGTGGAGCTCACCCAGCGTTTCGATGCATTCAACGCCTCAGTGCCTGCCTTGGCGGATTCCCTCTCTTCCGATGCATCTCCCATCGAGGTGGTGGATATGGCCACGGATTGGAAGGTGGAATATTTCGCCGATGATGTACATTACAATGAAGCGGGCGCACAAGAAGCTGCGAATCGATACTTCAGTGCCACTCGGGAGTTCTTGGGACGATAA
- a CDS encoding DUF3368 domain-containing protein: protein MPENLIVSDSSPLIALLDIGYESVLKDLYDRILISDIVRAEIHAEIPEWIEVSDEYDIKQFKLLSLHLDEGEASAIALAMAFPKGRILIDERKGRKVATNLDLRVTGTIGILIKAKEKGLIDSGRLILEKLENHGFWLSSSLKDLVLQKMGE from the coding sequence ATGCCTGAAAACCTGATTGTATCTGATTCAAGTCCATTGATTGCGCTATTAGATATCGGATACGAATCGGTCCTTAAAGATCTTTATGATAGAATCCTTATTTCAGATATTGTAAGGGCAGAAATTCATGCTGAGATCCCTGAATGGATTGAGGTTTCAGATGAATATGATATTAAACAGTTCAAATTATTATCTCTACACTTGGATGAGGGAGAAGCAAGTGCTATAGCTCTGGCAATGGCCTTCCCTAAAGGGCGAATCTTAATTGATGAAAGAAAAGGGAGAAAAGTCGCTACCAATCTTGACTTGAGAGTTACTGGCACGATTGGAATCCTAATCAAGGCTAAAGAAAAAGGTCTGATCGACTCTGGAAGACTCATTCTTGAAAAACTAGAGAATCATGGATTTTGGCTTTCTTCTTCATTGAAAGATTTGGTTTTACAAAAAATGGGGGAGTAA
- a CDS encoding metallophosphoesterase, translating to MKQMILMLVGFLGVIVGANVYLAQRFGAAFGLENLWPMYVAFGLATVFSMGGLMAWTHSTSALGNLLFGVASIMVGFLLYLILTTVVVHLASLVLPMTAFQAGGAALILAALISGYGVWNSYQVRTTYPEIEITGLDRPVRAAHLTDTHLGHFRDGDDLAKIVQTINEENVDVVFFTGDLLDGKIQLKREAMAPLANLDAPVFFVEGNHDEHTGVDAIKGYLRELGVVVLENQITEWEGIQIVGLNHMLADDQTTNVHADPNGPTIQKTLGAMSLDADKPTILLHHGPDGIQYAHEAGVDLYLAGHTHAGQMWPLNYVAEMMFDYNRGLHRYEDTQIYVSQGTGTFGPPMRVGTESELAILTLLPK from the coding sequence ATGAAACAGATGATTTTGATGTTGGTAGGATTCCTCGGAGTGATCGTAGGGGCCAATGTCTACTTGGCACAGCGATTTGGAGCGGCTTTCGGATTGGAAAATCTCTGGCCGATGTATGTCGCATTTGGATTGGCCACCGTGTTTTCCATGGGAGGACTGATGGCATGGACCCACTCGACCTCAGCCTTGGGGAACCTCCTTTTTGGCGTGGCATCCATTATGGTGGGATTTCTCCTCTACCTCATCCTCACGACAGTGGTCGTACACCTAGCTTCGCTGGTATTGCCGATGACTGCCTTTCAGGCTGGGGGCGCAGCCCTGATTCTCGCGGCGCTGATTTCAGGCTACGGAGTGTGGAACTCCTATCAAGTACGCACCACCTATCCCGAAATCGAAATCACGGGATTGGATCGGCCCGTACGTGCGGCTCACTTGACAGATACGCATTTGGGCCACTTTCGAGATGGAGACGATCTCGCCAAAATCGTGCAGACCATCAATGAAGAAAACGTGGATGTCGTCTTCTTCACGGGTGACTTGCTGGATGGAAAAATTCAGCTGAAACGCGAAGCTATGGCACCGCTCGCCAATCTGGACGCTCCGGTATTCTTTGTTGAAGGAAACCATGACGAGCATACAGGCGTGGATGCAATCAAAGGGTATCTGAGGGAATTGGGGGTAGTGGTACTCGAAAACCAGATCACCGAATGGGAAGGAATCCAGATCGTGGGCTTGAATCACATGCTGGCAGATGACCAGACCACCAATGTGCACGCCGACCCGAATGGGCCTACCATCCAGAAGACCTTGGGAGCCATGAGTCTGGATGCAGACAAGCCGACCATTTTGCTTCACCACGGTCCTGATGGTATCCAATATGCGCATGAAGCAGGTGTGGATTTGTATCTCGCCGGGCACACCCATGCAGGTCAAATGTGGCCCCTCAATTACGTGGCCGAGATGATGTTTGACTACAATCGGGGCCTTCATCGATACGAAGACACGCAAATCTACGTGTCGCAGGGAACCGGGACATTTGGTCCTCCCATGCGAGTCGGTACCGAGAGCGAATTGGCGATTTTGACGCTGCTTCCCAAGTAG
- a CDS encoding MBL fold metallo-hydrolase: protein MSSSSALPSNILSIRGSHAAIHTFIGGADSAFVNSHVIETDQRLIVVDCQYLRPQAKQFAQFVRSLEKPIEKVIITHAHPDHYFGLEQYGSAKAFASASTRKAIKEFGEATIEAQKEFLGNQIPDAPTLVDNIQKPGVEKYDGVKIRFEEFQGVEAESIMTIRIPVLNTMICADLLYNQTHLYLAHGHFDGWRNAVQKLTSYDGMNHFICGHGDHAERTIIPEMVNYLDQAEQIFQTAESPEAMKVALIEAFPDYQGQQLLDAGLPKLFESRRATR, encoded by the coding sequence ATGAGTAGTTCATCCGCACTTCCCTCCAATATCCTTTCGATCCGAGGGAGTCATGCAGCCATCCATACATTCATTGGGGGAGCCGATTCGGCCTTCGTGAATTCCCATGTCATCGAGACGGATCAACGCCTGATCGTCGTGGATTGCCAATATCTGCGTCCTCAGGCCAAGCAATTCGCACAATTCGTACGGTCCCTCGAAAAGCCGATCGAAAAGGTGATCATCACCCATGCGCATCCCGATCACTACTTTGGGCTAGAGCAGTATGGTTCCGCCAAGGCCTTCGCCAGCGCATCCACACGCAAGGCGATCAAGGAATTTGGAGAGGCGACTATCGAAGCTCAGAAAGAGTTTTTGGGCAACCAGATTCCCGATGCGCCAACTCTCGTGGACAACATCCAAAAACCCGGCGTCGAGAAATACGATGGCGTGAAAATCCGCTTTGAGGAGTTTCAGGGCGTAGAGGCTGAATCCATCATGACCATTCGGATTCCCGTCCTCAACACCATGATCTGCGCGGACTTGCTGTACAACCAGACGCATCTGTACTTGGCGCACGGCCACTTCGATGGATGGCGCAATGCCGTCCAAAAACTCACCAGCTATGACGGGATGAATCATTTCATCTGCGGTCATGGAGATCATGCAGAGCGGACGATCATCCCAGAGATGGTGAACTATCTGGATCAGGCCGAACAAATCTTCCAGACAGCCGAGTCTCCAGAAGCGATGAAGGTGGCGCTGATCGAGGCATTCCCCGATTATCAGGGACAGCAACTACTCGATGCTGGCCTTCCCAAACTATTTGAGTCGCGCCGAGCTACCCGATAG
- a CDS encoding TetR/AcrR family transcriptional regulator has product MSKRTEILKTAKAIFNKYGFKRVSIEEICTQAGVSRMTFYRAFSNKTALVIAVITEMFETEMAETNALIAGSQSLADQLHIIFERKVSFSESLSEDFTRDVLLPANTEIEAHLAQLIRRKTEWMMALIRAGQSRGEIDPHLNLDLVPTLFDSYMDTAHKIKASGDRVSEQINALAGFFIRSLGIQEPIRPSV; this is encoded by the coding sequence ATGTCAAAGCGTACAGAGATCCTAAAGACGGCAAAAGCCATATTCAACAAGTATGGGTTCAAGCGGGTGAGTATCGAGGAGATTTGCACACAGGCAGGCGTCAGCAGAATGACGTTTTACCGGGCCTTCTCCAACAAGACAGCGCTGGTCATTGCCGTCATCACAGAGATGTTTGAAACTGAAATGGCCGAAACGAACGCACTCATAGCAGGCAGCCAATCGCTCGCAGATCAATTGCATATCATTTTCGAGCGCAAGGTGAGTTTCTCTGAGTCGCTCAGTGAGGATTTCACCCGGGACGTCCTACTCCCAGCCAATACTGAAATCGAGGCACATCTTGCCCAGCTTATCAGGAGGAAAACGGAGTGGATGATGGCATTGATCCGGGCAGGGCAATCTCGCGGGGAGATTGATCCCCACTTGAATCTCGATTTGGTTCCCACACTCTTTGACAGCTACATGGATACAGCCCATAAGATCAAAGCGTCTGGCGACCGAGTTTCCGAGCAAATAAATGCCCTCGCGGGATTTTTCATCCGGTCTCTGGGAATACAGGAGCCCATTCGGCCTTCGGTCTAA
- a CDS encoding SDR family NAD(P)-dependent oxidoreductase: MERSLTNQSILITGANGGMGFETTQLLYQQGAGSIIMATRTQSKGDEAKARLLASNPAQSTIVEAVGGFDMNDPRAIEEAVAKLPKQHPFDVVFLQAGGVVFGNERQTVNWNGLNVERTISQNALGGYATLVNLLKRGLIAEDATIVFAGGEGARGIPGLIPKPEFSGPDEFRNYVVKGDNLPAYHAMAAMGTSKLSSAILSSKLAEIAEKTGFAGRVLWFTPGLTYGTNGLATTPPIQRFFMEKVAFGIMGLLGLAQSPKAGAQKFVDSLTGKIGRNGDIIGAPEGKALGKLTNQKPMNAALTDPALRETFWQIVQEAYAPFPVEFAHV; encoded by the coding sequence ATGGAACGATCACTCACCAACCAATCGATCTTGATCACCGGAGCCAATGGAGGTATGGGCTTCGAAACCACGCAATTGCTCTACCAACAAGGCGCGGGAAGTATCATCATGGCCACCCGTACCCAATCCAAAGGCGATGAAGCGAAAGCCCGCTTATTGGCTTCGAATCCCGCACAATCTACCATCGTGGAGGCAGTGGGGGGATTTGATATGAACGATCCTCGGGCCATCGAGGAGGCAGTGGCCAAGCTTCCGAAGCAGCATCCATTTGACGTGGTGTTTTTGCAGGCCGGAGGAGTGGTATTCGGGAATGAACGCCAGACTGTAAACTGGAATGGACTCAATGTGGAACGGACCATCTCGCAGAATGCACTCGGCGGATATGCGACATTGGTCAATCTCCTCAAGCGGGGATTGATCGCCGAGGATGCGACGATCGTGTTTGCAGGAGGAGAGGGCGCACGTGGGATTCCCGGATTGATTCCCAAGCCTGAATTCTCGGGCCCTGATGAATTTCGCAACTATGTGGTGAAAGGAGACAATCTGCCCGCGTATCACGCAATGGCTGCGATGGGTACCTCCAAACTTTCCAGCGCGATCCTTTCCTCGAAACTGGCAGAGATCGCCGAGAAAACGGGCTTTGCAGGAAGGGTGCTTTGGTTTACGCCCGGACTCACCTACGGAACCAATGGATTGGCGACTACGCCTCCTATTCAGCGATTTTTCATGGAGAAAGTAGCGTTCGGGATCATGGGATTGCTGGGATTGGCACAAAGCCCAAAAGCCGGTGCGCAGAAATTTGTCGATAGCCTGACAGGCAAGATCGGCCGGAATGGAGATATCATCGGCGCCCCGGAAGGCAAGGCACTCGGCAAATTGACCAATCAGAAACCCATGAATGCCGCGCTGACTGATCCAGCGCTCCGGGAGACCTTCTGGCAAATCGTGCAAGAAGCCTATGCCCCATTTCCCGTAGAATTTGCCCACGTCTAG
- a CDS encoding AraC family transcriptional regulator has translation MLIFFLQISRVVSFKQEHFELNGKVFLGRATFQPPFKAHASLHDEARFVGIIHGSSRIYVPNHQEDLKDGDCFLMNTDNFVNHWLMHGDDEPIQVIIMHLMPDLLRYVYDDKMPEVFSRTGGELPKSLQRITPNLMLSHFMQGMVMLFDHRRLANEEILKLKVRELIQVLLQSDVNGTITAMLGGLFRTPSYDFKEIIHSHLYEDLSVEDLAFFAGMSLSSFKRKFKTVFDSSPNQYIKTKRLIKAQELLQSTELRISDIAYDVGFNDIGYFSKLFKAAFQMSPSEYRKAV, from the coding sequence ATGCTCATCTTTTTCCTCCAAATCAGTCGTGTAGTGTCTTTCAAACAGGAGCATTTCGAACTCAATGGCAAGGTCTTTCTCGGCCGAGCCACCTTCCAGCCACCCTTCAAGGCCCATGCCTCGCTTCACGATGAAGCGCGGTTCGTGGGAATCATCCACGGGAGTTCGCGAATTTATGTACCCAATCATCAGGAAGATCTGAAGGATGGGGATTGCTTCCTCATGAACACGGACAATTTTGTCAATCACTGGCTCATGCACGGCGATGACGAGCCGATTCAGGTGATCATCATGCATCTGATGCCAGATCTGCTCCGGTATGTCTATGATGACAAAATGCCGGAAGTATTCTCCCGAACTGGAGGAGAGCTTCCCAAATCGCTCCAACGGATCACTCCCAATCTCATGCTGTCGCATTTTATGCAGGGAATGGTGATGCTGTTTGACCACCGCCGCCTCGCCAATGAAGAAATCCTCAAGCTCAAGGTGCGGGAATTGATCCAAGTATTGCTGCAATCCGATGTGAATGGAACCATCACGGCAATGCTGGGAGGCTTATTTCGGACGCCATCCTATGATTTCAAGGAGATCATCCACTCCCATCTCTATGAAGATCTGAGTGTGGAGGATTTGGCTTTTTTCGCAGGAATGAGCCTTTCGTCCTTTAAGCGAAAATTCAAGACGGTTTTCGATAGCAGCCCAAATCAATACATCAAGACCAAACGCCTCATCAAAGCACAGGAACTTCTGCAATCCACAGAATTGAGAATCTCGGATATCGCCTACGATGTCGGATTCAATGATATCGGGTATTTTTCCAAGCTCTTCAAGGCAGCGTTTCAGATGTCTCCCAGCGAGTACCGCAAGGCTGTCTAG
- a CDS encoding MBOAT family O-acyltransferase yields the protein MVFSSSLFLLYVLPAFLLVYALTPRQGKNLVILLFSILFYSWGAPKFVFVILGSTMLDFYLVQTMHRSTQDRTRKLLLGTSLAMNVGLLLYFKYANFFVDNVHAMMAAVGMEPFAWTKVLLPIGISFYTFQTLTYAIDVYRKVHDPLDKLTDYLLYIMSFPQMIAGPIVRFNTIADQILYRESKVENFLIGCYRFCIGLGKKVLIANVMGEQADLIMNGDLTQLDAGMAWLGILAYTFQIYFDFSGYSDMAIGLGRMMGFTFPENFHFPYISRNISEFWRRWHITLGDFMRDYLYIPLGGNRSKTTVRRYANLWIVFLISGLWHGSSWNFVLWGAFHGCFLILDRLFLVKLLDRFGHIPSVLFTFLVTMIGWVIFRLESLSEIGLYLGSLADISSFQMPNVLPGFYPILAVAALFSFLPLSRLGENWANIAFFRDRYRPISHLGWTLISLCLLVLSIAYIASSDFNPFIYFRF from the coding sequence ATGGTATTCAGTAGTAGCCTGTTTCTTTTGTATGTTCTGCCGGCATTTTTGCTGGTCTATGCACTTACCCCTCGACAGGGGAAGAATCTGGTCATTCTGCTGTTCAGTATCCTCTTCTATAGCTGGGGAGCGCCGAAATTTGTCTTCGTGATTTTGGGATCGACCATGCTGGACTTTTACCTCGTCCAGACCATGCATCGATCCACCCAGGATCGCACCCGAAAGCTCCTGCTTGGTACTTCTCTCGCCATGAATGTGGGGTTATTGCTCTACTTCAAATACGCCAATTTCTTCGTAGACAATGTCCACGCCATGATGGCTGCTGTTGGGATGGAGCCATTTGCCTGGACGAAAGTGCTGCTTCCCATCGGGATTTCCTTTTACACCTTTCAGACCTTGACGTACGCCATCGATGTGTATCGCAAGGTCCATGATCCACTCGACAAGCTCACGGATTATCTGCTGTACATCATGTCTTTCCCGCAGATGATTGCCGGGCCGATCGTCCGGTTCAATACCATCGCAGATCAAATCCTCTATCGAGAATCCAAGGTCGAAAATTTCCTGATTGGCTGCTACCGGTTCTGTATCGGTTTAGGCAAAAAGGTGCTCATCGCCAATGTGATGGGTGAGCAGGCAGATCTGATCATGAATGGGGATCTCACCCAATTGGATGCAGGAATGGCATGGCTGGGGATTTTGGCCTATACTTTCCAGATCTACTTTGACTTCAGCGGATACTCCGATATGGCGATTGGCCTCGGCCGGATGATGGGATTCACCTTCCCGGAGAATTTCCATTTCCCCTACATCTCCCGAAATATCTCCGAATTCTGGCGACGCTGGCATATCACGCTGGGGGATTTCATGCGGGATTATCTCTACATTCCGCTAGGGGGGAATCGCTCCAAAACGACTGTCAGACGCTATGCCAATCTCTGGATCGTCTTTCTGATCTCCGGACTTTGGCATGGCTCATCATGGAATTTCGTGCTGTGGGGGGCATTTCATGGATGCTTCCTGATTTTGGATCGACTCTTCCTCGTGAAGTTGTTGGATCGATTTGGGCACATTCCTTCGGTGCTGTTCACCTTTTTGGTGACGATGATTGGCTGGGTGATTTTCAGGCTGGAGTCGCTTTCTGAGATTGGTCTGTATCTTGGGTCCTTGGCGGATATTTCCTCGTTTCAAATGCCGAATGTGCTGCCGGGTTTCTATCCAATTCTGGCAGTTGCGGCCCTCTTTTCCTTTCTCCCACTCAGTCGTCTGGGGGAGAACTGGGCCAATATCGCATTCTTCCGAGACCGCTACAGACCCATTTCCCACTTGGGGTGGACCCTCATTTCGCTATGCTTGCTGGTTCTTTCCATCGCATACATTGCCTCTTCCGACTTCAATCCCTTCATCTACTTTAGATTCTAG
- a CDS encoding DUF4345 domain-containing protein, translating into MKSSIVLQVILFIAAAMLIGVGIFSLTNPIAFVARNGVDVAGNLSLLNDIRGNGGLMLGGGLVILLGVIFSRIRYASTVTAALLYLFFGLGRVVSILVDGMPSDTLVKATVVELVVGVVVLIAYFRFRDPAQFRQPTTAPANA; encoded by the coding sequence ATGAAATCATCCATCGTACTCCAAGTCATCTTGTTCATCGCTGCCGCCATGTTGATCGGTGTGGGCATTTTTTCCCTGACGAATCCCATTGCTTTCGTCGCCCGAAATGGGGTAGACGTCGCTGGCAACCTCTCCTTACTCAATGATATTCGCGGCAATGGTGGTCTCATGCTCGGTGGAGGACTGGTCATCTTGCTCGGCGTGATCTTCTCGCGCATCCGTTATGCCTCGACCGTTACGGCGGCATTGCTCTACCTCTTTTTCGGGCTTGGCCGAGTGGTGTCCATCCTTGTGGATGGCATGCCTTCCGATACCCTCGTCAAAGCCACAGTGGTGGAGCTGGTGGTCGGAGTGGTGGTACTGATTGCCTACTTCCGCTTTCGTGATCCTGCCCAATTCCGCCAGCCTACCACTGCCCCTGCCAATGCCTAG
- a CDS encoding alginate O-acetyltransferase AlgX-related protein produces the protein MNKRFITWWLWLLAILMVGVLTLPALQQWTNWVRVPALQGAFTNPPEAQLSVESWFSGKFQSEAEAQLNAEVGFRPSLVRLRNELEYQLYGRTHAQYVFAGKDGVLFEHRYIESLKGDNFMGVDAIVERNRKLKAIQDTLNGLGKDLLVMIAPGKGRLYPEYVPDHMLPTEQKPTNYPVTIADMQRQGIHLMDCMAWFYEIRDSVPYPLMPKTGIHWSEYAEYLVTDSLVRYFERQLSLDLPDLVLMEIQESTEARGRDADIEVSLNLMSDIPDGLLGYPQYYFQIDSTHDRLSMLTIGDSFYWGPWGKTFAQEAFKGGQFFYYHSEAYPDSHDGIVVNPNDLPWSETLAKHDVIMFLYTETATDLYFGNYSIDQIYSYFFGDDAP, from the coding sequence ATGAATAAGCGATTCATCACATGGTGGCTTTGGTTGCTGGCAATTCTGATGGTGGGGGTCTTGACGCTACCGGCTCTTCAGCAGTGGACAAATTGGGTTCGGGTTCCGGCATTGCAAGGGGCCTTTACCAATCCTCCTGAAGCTCAACTTTCCGTCGAATCATGGTTCTCCGGAAAATTTCAATCCGAGGCTGAAGCCCAACTCAATGCCGAAGTGGGATTTCGGCCGTCGTTGGTCAGACTACGGAATGAGCTTGAATATCAGCTTTATGGCCGTACACATGCCCAATATGTCTTTGCCGGGAAGGACGGGGTGCTATTCGAGCATCGCTATATCGAGTCCCTGAAAGGTGATAACTTCATGGGCGTGGATGCCATCGTCGAGCGCAACCGGAAACTCAAAGCGATACAAGATACCCTCAACGGACTGGGCAAGGATCTACTGGTGATGATTGCTCCGGGCAAGGGGCGCCTGTACCCCGAATATGTACCTGATCACATGCTGCCTACTGAGCAGAAGCCAACCAACTACCCCGTGACCATCGCGGATATGCAGCGCCAAGGCATTCACCTCATGGATTGCATGGCTTGGTTTTATGAGATCCGAGATTCTGTTCCCTACCCCCTGATGCCCAAAACGGGGATTCATTGGAGCGAATATGCAGAGTATTTAGTGACGGATTCGTTGGTGCGCTACTTCGAGCGTCAGTTGTCGTTGGATTTGCCGGACTTGGTCTTGATGGAGATCCAGGAAAGTACGGAAGCACGGGGACGGGATGCCGATATCGAAGTGAGTCTCAATTTGATGTCTGACATTCCAGATGGTCTGTTGGGATATCCGCAGTACTACTTCCAGATCGATTCCACTCACGACCGACTGAGTATGCTGACGATTGGAGACAGCTTCTACTGGGGACCGTGGGGCAAGACCTTCGCTCAGGAAGCCTTCAAAGGAGGTCAGTTTTTCTACTACCATTCCGAGGCGTATCCTGATTCTCACGATGGTATTGTAGTCAATCCCAATGATCTGCCCTGGTCCGAGACGCTCGCCAAGCACGATGTGATCATGTTTCTCTACACCGAGACGGCGACAGACTTATACTTCGGGAATTATTCCATCGATCAGATTTACAGCTATTTTTTCGGGGATGATGCGCCCTGA
- a CDS encoding glutaminyl-peptide cyclotransferase, with protein sequence MARFSLVMLLVISIFSGCSSDQPATPPPPPPKPSVPFQIVAPSSQQSINWGDSLFVELGWADSIQVDSIVGMWDSERMGTFSSKSFTISAAPKEVGLHNLIFQVHAGDLKGTRTLPVVILAGSAPQEIEWSFVAMYPHEKGFFTEGLVFHEGALYEGTGDWGESGIFKTDLRTGKIIKQQQNQGKIFGEGISIVNGKLIQLTYQAMEGYVYDLKTFNKLQSFPYSKPTEGWGMTFDGTSLIFSNGSNRLMYMDTASYVIQRELQIYDHEAPVDSLNELEYVDGFIYANIWMRNEIVKIDAQTGAVVGTMDLTKLVPQGLVNHPANVLNGIAYRPDNGHLLITGKRWPSLFEISIKEPS encoded by the coding sequence ATGGCACGTTTTTCCCTCGTTATGCTTCTCGTCATCTCGATCTTTTCGGGATGCTCATCCGACCAACCAGCTACCCCGCCGCCACCTCCTCCCAAGCCTAGTGTCCCTTTTCAGATTGTCGCGCCCTCCTCGCAGCAATCCATCAATTGGGGAGATTCTCTCTTTGTGGAATTGGGTTGGGCCGACTCCATCCAAGTGGATTCTATCGTAGGGATGTGGGACTCCGAACGAATGGGCACATTTTCTTCCAAATCCTTTACCATCTCGGCTGCACCGAAAGAAGTGGGCCTGCACAACTTGATCTTCCAGGTTCATGCAGGAGACCTCAAGGGCACGCGTACGCTCCCAGTGGTGATCTTGGCGGGATCGGCCCCTCAGGAAATCGAATGGTCGTTTGTGGCCATGTATCCACACGAAAAGGGATTTTTCACGGAAGGGCTCGTCTTCCATGAAGGTGCATTGTATGAAGGCACGGGCGATTGGGGGGAATCGGGGATCTTCAAGACAGATCTCAGGACCGGAAAGATCATTAAGCAGCAGCAGAATCAAGGCAAGATATTCGGAGAGGGGATCTCGATTGTGAATGGCAAATTGATCCAATTGACCTACCAGGCCATGGAAGGCTATGTCTACGATCTCAAGACCTTCAACAAGCTCCAATCATTTCCCTATTCCAAACCGACGGAAGGGTGGGGGATGACCTTTGACGGGACTTCGCTGATCTTCTCCAATGGCTCCAATCGCCTCATGTACATGGATACGGCGAGTTATGTGATCCAGCGGGAATTGCAGATCTACGATCACGAAGCGCCTGTAGATAGCCTCAATGAGCTGGAATATGTGGATGGATTCATCTACGCCAACATCTGGATGCGCAACGAGATTGTGAAAATCGATGCACAAACAGGAGCAGTTGTCGGAACGATGGATCTCACCAAACTAGTTCCGCAGGGATTGGTTAATCATCCTGCGAATGTCCTCAACGGCATAGCCTACCGACCTGACAACGGCCATCTGCTGATCACCGGAAAGCGCTGGCCTTCGCTGTTTGAGATTTCGATCAAAGAGCCCTCGTAG
- a CDS encoding UPF0175 family protein — translation MSIKFNLPKGLHLSQFELSMLFAAKLFEEGLITTGQGAEMVGLSKQAFIELLGKKYKVSIFQYGIEEIEQDIANA, via the coding sequence ATGAGCATCAAGTTCAATCTCCCCAAAGGCCTGCATCTCAGTCAATTCGAGCTGAGTATGCTCTTTGCTGCCAAACTGTTTGAGGAGGGACTCATTACCACTGGACAAGGGGCAGAGATGGTAGGCTTGTCCAAACAGGCTTTTATCGAACTTCTTGGGAAAAAGTATAAGGTTTCCATTTTTCAATACGGTATCGAAGAAATCGAACAAGACATAGCCAATGCCTGA